One window of the Mixophyes fleayi isolate aMixFle1 chromosome 6, aMixFle1.hap1, whole genome shotgun sequence genome contains the following:
- the ASXL1 gene encoding polycomb group protein ASXL1 isoform X1 translates to MRDKQKRRRERTWAEAARMVLENYSDAPMTPKQILNVIEAEGLKETNGSSPLACLNAMLHSNCRTREALFYKLPGRISLFTMKKNAVQWSRVVSLPEDGDTEDTADEESSQWNEGSSMPAAVETSGNASCSRESHVRETRSLVQVNKQKRRSGVLLPRVVLTPLKVNGAHLPSTSGLSVRHVESESSSNHTLGGSLTFNRRAALSGNSTHHLRSNKNTSALGQAKKKEEEIDFETPGSILVNTNLRALINVRTFNALPTHLQHQLLLLLPEVDRQVTPEGQLRMSGSALNNEFFAHACQRWRERLSDGEFTPETQLRMRQEMGKEKKVEDWKEKFFEDFYGQKFGLSEEPEADPEDKYNQPETICVQQVVQRTSPGPGRNEESVPELQGRTRRSLYRNKEGIQQTLPAAEVKAISSPCPERAEADIPVLEHKVFSRDAGSLPSTSERVPELHPETSEQKKKTSEPETSSPSLEKKPRMEQRQSFRNTIQSVHPEKPQPTKEEPKVPPIRIQLSRIKPPWVVKGLPSYQICPRIIPDSDPTGRWTPSCSSVDSQTRGPHFQNSIGGGGGPGGGYNTNKRSGPRDSNRSRRSAKRRHRKKPTNCCRTQLLPSSAVRETTEKEEVPRVKISLIRSSSETREHLCDSITKERYDTEAAVPNGKFAAQPLDYYQTTEMAADVCEEDRMVDKEEENKIGGISTAVRMATPAVDGSTGHGTVGQFCETLASVLGDVSNTFQNRIKQVTSSLTDKESNEKKGDRVLVESHEPDLAEHQESSSSPVVDFHSVKNLQATQTSPTEHQLAMCTNDTSTPNPDWDYVSNSCYNRQVRESVPCQLVSVSNDLDLHKPNDSDLLNGALQNQEESLQSLTPLCDKLCKISPVQETSVSFLEWEADPAVNDCKGSMDSLHPRALHSVVNTDVKEVLSEFPNSSGKGFLAGNIKDEQGSMQSTMSSSESTKPGKGLDATGSQSSTGIEPCPYPSPSPCKDIPLGFQDSSEEQGRFLDNSVEFINRVPLFFDMPFLCFPKDVGVRVQLPASLSSHQKMKNSLFGKMSLQSTEGEYSYSAGVLLSGFPGAYTVAGSASLSVEVFAEHDSGEKVSLRCSCSFKAMTMCEGCGAFCHIDCIGPSKLCVSCLVIR, encoded by the exons ATGAGAGACAAACAGAAGCGCCGCAGGGAACGCACGTGGGCCGAGGCCGCCAGGATG GTTTTAGAAAATTACTCTGACGCTCCTATGACGCCAAAACAGATTCTGAATGTGATTGAGGCCGAGGGACTGAAGGAGACAAA CGGATCTTCGCCCCTCGCCTGTTTAAATGCCATGTTACATTCCAACTGCAGAACGCGAGAGGCCCTCTTCTACAAGCTCCCAGGGCGCATTAGTCTCTTTACTATGAAG AAGAATGCTGTGCAGTGGTCTCGTGTTGTGTCGCTACCCGAGGATGGAGACACAGAGGACACTGCAGATGAAGAAAGCAGCCAGTGGAATGAAGGCAGCTCCATGCCTGCAG CAGTTGAGACTTCTGGCAATGCATCCTGTTCTCGAGAGTCTCATGTCCGGGAAACAAGATCTCTAGTACAG GTGAATAAGCAGAAGAGAAGAAGTGGTGTTCTGCTTCCCCGCGTTGTGTTGACACCTCTCAAAGTAAACGGGGCTCATCTACCATCCACTTCAG GCTTGTCTGTACGTCATGTAGAGAGCGAGTCCTCCAGTAACCATACTCTTGGGGGCAGTTTGACTTTTAACCGACGTGCAGCTTTAAGTGGGAACTCCACACATCATCTGAGAAGCAACAAAAACACATCTGCTCTAG GGCAAGCGAAAAAGAAGGAAGAAGAGATTGATTTTGAGACACCTGGTTCTATCCTTGTGAACACAAATCTTCGTGCCCTTATCAATGTCCGGACTTTTAATGCTCTTCCCACCCATCTCCAACACCAGCTTTTACTTCTGCTCCCGGAGGTGGACAGACAG GTCACACCTGAGGGACAGTTGCGGATGAGTGGCAGCGCCCTGAACAACGAGTTCTTTGCCCATGCATGCCAGAGATGGCGGGAAAGGCTTTCGGATG GTGAATTTACTCCTGAGACACAGCTGCGAATGAGGCAAGAGATGGGCAAGGAGAAGAAAGTGGAAGACTGGAAAGAAAAGTTCTTTGAAGACTTTTACGGACAGAA ATTTGGACTATCTGAGGAGCCAGAGGCTGATCCAGAAGATAAATATAATCAACCTGAGACCATCTGTGTACAGCAAGTAGTGCAGCGGACAAGCCCAGGACCTGGTCGCAATGAAGAGTCTGTTCCAGAGCTTCAGGGCAGGACTCGGAGGAGTCTCTACAGAAATAAAGAGGGAATTCAGCAAACCCTCCCAGCAGCTGAAGTTAAAGCCATCTCTTCACCTTGCCCTGAGAGAGCAGAAGCTGACATTCCGGTCCTGGAGCACAAAGTGTTCTCCAGGGATGCAGGAAGCCTCCCCTCCACCTCTGAGAGAGTCCCAGAGCTTCATCCTGAGACCTCTGAGCAGAAGAAAAagacctctgaaccagagacctCCAGCCCCTCCCTCGAAAAGAAGCCCCGGATGGAACAGCGTCAGTCCTTTCGTAACACAATTCAGAGTGTTCACCCCGAAAAGCCACAGCCCACCAAAGAGGAGCCAAAAGTCCCACCAATCCGG ATACAGCTTTCTCGGATCAAACCTCCCTGGGTGGTTAAAGGTTTGCCATCTTACCAGATCTGCCCCCGGATCATCCCAGACTCTGATCCCACTGGGCGCTGGACTCCTTCCTGCTCGTCTGTTGACAGTCAGACCCGTGGCCCTCACTTCCAGAACTCCATTGGTGGAGGTGGGGGCCCAGGGGGAGGCTACAACACAAACAAAAGAAGCGGACCCAGAGATTCCAACAGAAGTAGAAGATCCGCAAAGAGAAGACATCGAAAGAAGCCAACAAATTGCTGCAGAACACAATTACTGCCGTCCTCTGCAGTGAGGGAGACCACTGAGAAAGAGGAAGTACCACGGGTAAAAATCAGTTTGATAAGGAGCTCTTCAGAAACTAGGGAACACCTCTGTGATTCTATAACCAAAGAACGGTATGACACAGAAGCTGCTGTTCCTAATGGAAAGTTTGCCGCTCAACCATTAGACTACTATCAGACTACTGAAATGGCTGCAGATGTCTGTGAAGAAGATCGTATGGTAGACAAAGAGGAGGAGAATAAAATAGGTGGAATCTCAACTGCTGTGAGGATGGCGACTCCAGCTGTCGATGGCTCAACAGGACATGGTACTGTTGGACAATTTTGTGAGACTCTGGCATCAGTTCTTGGTGATGTATCAAACACTTTTCAGAACAGAATTAAACAGGTCACATCAAGTTTGACTGATAAGGAGTCAAATGAAAAGAAAGGTGACCGTGTGCTTGTGGAATCCCATGAGCCAGACCTTGCTGAGCACCAGGAATCCTCAAGTTCTCCTGTAGTTGACTTCCATTCAGTGAAAAACCTGCAAGCAACACAAACCTCACCAACGGAACATCAGTTGGCAATGTGTACCAATGACACCTCAACTCCTAACCCAGATTGGGACTACGTGAGTAATTCTTGCTATAACAGGCAAGTTCGGGAAAGTGTTCCTTGTCAGTTGGTCAGCGTTTCCAATGATCTAGACTTACACAAGCCAAATGACTCTGACCTACTGAATGGTGCTCTACAAAACCAGGAAGAGTCATTGCAGTCACTGACACCATTGTGtgataaattgtgtaaaatcTCTCCTGTACAGGAAACGAGTGTTTCATTTCTGGAATGGGAGGCAGACCCTGCAGTTAATGATTGTAAAGGAAGTATGGATTCTTTACATCCAAGAGCTCTTcattctgtagtgaacactgatgTTAAGGAAGTTCTTTCTGAATTCCCTAACTCGTCCGGCAAAGGTTTTTTGGCGGGTAATATTAAAGATGAACAGGGAAGCATGCAGTCTACAATGTCATCTTCTGAATCAACAAAGCCTGGAAAAGGATTGGATGCTACAGGTAGCCAGAGTTCTACTGGTATCGAGCCATGTCCATACCCAAGCCCTTCCCCCTGTAAAGATATACCGCTGGGATTTCAAGACAGCAGTGAAGAGCAGGGGCGGTTTCTGGATAATTCTGTAGAATTCATCAACAGAGTTCCTTTGTTTTTTGATATGCCCTTCCTTTGCTTTCCAAAGGATGTTGGGGTTCGTGTCCAGctgcctgcctctctctcttcccaTCAAAAAATGAAGAATTCTTTATTTGGGAAGATGTCTCTGCAGTCAACGGAGGGAGAATATTCTTACTCTGCCGGTGTGCTACTCTCTGGGTTCCCCGGGGCCTATACTGTGGCTGGCAGTGCATCTCTCTCTGTGGAAGTCTTTGCAGAGCACGATAGCGGAGAAAAAGTATCGTTACGATGCTCTTGCAGCTTCAAAGCCATGACCATGTGTGAAGGATGCGGGGCTTTCTGTCACATTGACTGCATAGGACCTTCCAAGCTTTGTGTTTCGTGCCTTGTCATAAGATAA
- the ASXL1 gene encoding polycomb group protein ASXL1 isoform X2, which yields MRDKQKRRRERTWAEAARMVLENYSDAPMTPKQILNVIEAEGLKETNGSSPLACLNAMLHSNCRTREALFYKLPGRISLFTMKKNAVQWSRVVSLPEDGDTEDTADEESSQWNEGSSMPAVETSGNASCSRESHVRETRSLVQVNKQKRRSGVLLPRVVLTPLKVNGAHLPSTSGLSVRHVESESSSNHTLGGSLTFNRRAALSGNSTHHLRSNKNTSALGQAKKKEEEIDFETPGSILVNTNLRALINVRTFNALPTHLQHQLLLLLPEVDRQVTPEGQLRMSGSALNNEFFAHACQRWRERLSDGEFTPETQLRMRQEMGKEKKVEDWKEKFFEDFYGQKFGLSEEPEADPEDKYNQPETICVQQVVQRTSPGPGRNEESVPELQGRTRRSLYRNKEGIQQTLPAAEVKAISSPCPERAEADIPVLEHKVFSRDAGSLPSTSERVPELHPETSEQKKKTSEPETSSPSLEKKPRMEQRQSFRNTIQSVHPEKPQPTKEEPKVPPIRIQLSRIKPPWVVKGLPSYQICPRIIPDSDPTGRWTPSCSSVDSQTRGPHFQNSIGGGGGPGGGYNTNKRSGPRDSNRSRRSAKRRHRKKPTNCCRTQLLPSSAVRETTEKEEVPRVKISLIRSSSETREHLCDSITKERYDTEAAVPNGKFAAQPLDYYQTTEMAADVCEEDRMVDKEEENKIGGISTAVRMATPAVDGSTGHGTVGQFCETLASVLGDVSNTFQNRIKQVTSSLTDKESNEKKGDRVLVESHEPDLAEHQESSSSPVVDFHSVKNLQATQTSPTEHQLAMCTNDTSTPNPDWDYVSNSCYNRQVRESVPCQLVSVSNDLDLHKPNDSDLLNGALQNQEESLQSLTPLCDKLCKISPVQETSVSFLEWEADPAVNDCKGSMDSLHPRALHSVVNTDVKEVLSEFPNSSGKGFLAGNIKDEQGSMQSTMSSSESTKPGKGLDATGSQSSTGIEPCPYPSPSPCKDIPLGFQDSSEEQGRFLDNSVEFINRVPLFFDMPFLCFPKDVGVRVQLPASLSSHQKMKNSLFGKMSLQSTEGEYSYSAGVLLSGFPGAYTVAGSASLSVEVFAEHDSGEKVSLRCSCSFKAMTMCEGCGAFCHIDCIGPSKLCVSCLVIR from the exons ATGAGAGACAAACAGAAGCGCCGCAGGGAACGCACGTGGGCCGAGGCCGCCAGGATG GTTTTAGAAAATTACTCTGACGCTCCTATGACGCCAAAACAGATTCTGAATGTGATTGAGGCCGAGGGACTGAAGGAGACAAA CGGATCTTCGCCCCTCGCCTGTTTAAATGCCATGTTACATTCCAACTGCAGAACGCGAGAGGCCCTCTTCTACAAGCTCCCAGGGCGCATTAGTCTCTTTACTATGAAG AAGAATGCTGTGCAGTGGTCTCGTGTTGTGTCGCTACCCGAGGATGGAGACACAGAGGACACTGCAGATGAAGAAAGCAGCCAGTGGAATGAAGGCAGCTCCATGCCTGCAG TTGAGACTTCTGGCAATGCATCCTGTTCTCGAGAGTCTCATGTCCGGGAAACAAGATCTCTAGTACAG GTGAATAAGCAGAAGAGAAGAAGTGGTGTTCTGCTTCCCCGCGTTGTGTTGACACCTCTCAAAGTAAACGGGGCTCATCTACCATCCACTTCAG GCTTGTCTGTACGTCATGTAGAGAGCGAGTCCTCCAGTAACCATACTCTTGGGGGCAGTTTGACTTTTAACCGACGTGCAGCTTTAAGTGGGAACTCCACACATCATCTGAGAAGCAACAAAAACACATCTGCTCTAG GGCAAGCGAAAAAGAAGGAAGAAGAGATTGATTTTGAGACACCTGGTTCTATCCTTGTGAACACAAATCTTCGTGCCCTTATCAATGTCCGGACTTTTAATGCTCTTCCCACCCATCTCCAACACCAGCTTTTACTTCTGCTCCCGGAGGTGGACAGACAG GTCACACCTGAGGGACAGTTGCGGATGAGTGGCAGCGCCCTGAACAACGAGTTCTTTGCCCATGCATGCCAGAGATGGCGGGAAAGGCTTTCGGATG GTGAATTTACTCCTGAGACACAGCTGCGAATGAGGCAAGAGATGGGCAAGGAGAAGAAAGTGGAAGACTGGAAAGAAAAGTTCTTTGAAGACTTTTACGGACAGAA ATTTGGACTATCTGAGGAGCCAGAGGCTGATCCAGAAGATAAATATAATCAACCTGAGACCATCTGTGTACAGCAAGTAGTGCAGCGGACAAGCCCAGGACCTGGTCGCAATGAAGAGTCTGTTCCAGAGCTTCAGGGCAGGACTCGGAGGAGTCTCTACAGAAATAAAGAGGGAATTCAGCAAACCCTCCCAGCAGCTGAAGTTAAAGCCATCTCTTCACCTTGCCCTGAGAGAGCAGAAGCTGACATTCCGGTCCTGGAGCACAAAGTGTTCTCCAGGGATGCAGGAAGCCTCCCCTCCACCTCTGAGAGAGTCCCAGAGCTTCATCCTGAGACCTCTGAGCAGAAGAAAAagacctctgaaccagagacctCCAGCCCCTCCCTCGAAAAGAAGCCCCGGATGGAACAGCGTCAGTCCTTTCGTAACACAATTCAGAGTGTTCACCCCGAAAAGCCACAGCCCACCAAAGAGGAGCCAAAAGTCCCACCAATCCGG ATACAGCTTTCTCGGATCAAACCTCCCTGGGTGGTTAAAGGTTTGCCATCTTACCAGATCTGCCCCCGGATCATCCCAGACTCTGATCCCACTGGGCGCTGGACTCCTTCCTGCTCGTCTGTTGACAGTCAGACCCGTGGCCCTCACTTCCAGAACTCCATTGGTGGAGGTGGGGGCCCAGGGGGAGGCTACAACACAAACAAAAGAAGCGGACCCAGAGATTCCAACAGAAGTAGAAGATCCGCAAAGAGAAGACATCGAAAGAAGCCAACAAATTGCTGCAGAACACAATTACTGCCGTCCTCTGCAGTGAGGGAGACCACTGAGAAAGAGGAAGTACCACGGGTAAAAATCAGTTTGATAAGGAGCTCTTCAGAAACTAGGGAACACCTCTGTGATTCTATAACCAAAGAACGGTATGACACAGAAGCTGCTGTTCCTAATGGAAAGTTTGCCGCTCAACCATTAGACTACTATCAGACTACTGAAATGGCTGCAGATGTCTGTGAAGAAGATCGTATGGTAGACAAAGAGGAGGAGAATAAAATAGGTGGAATCTCAACTGCTGTGAGGATGGCGACTCCAGCTGTCGATGGCTCAACAGGACATGGTACTGTTGGACAATTTTGTGAGACTCTGGCATCAGTTCTTGGTGATGTATCAAACACTTTTCAGAACAGAATTAAACAGGTCACATCAAGTTTGACTGATAAGGAGTCAAATGAAAAGAAAGGTGACCGTGTGCTTGTGGAATCCCATGAGCCAGACCTTGCTGAGCACCAGGAATCCTCAAGTTCTCCTGTAGTTGACTTCCATTCAGTGAAAAACCTGCAAGCAACACAAACCTCACCAACGGAACATCAGTTGGCAATGTGTACCAATGACACCTCAACTCCTAACCCAGATTGGGACTACGTGAGTAATTCTTGCTATAACAGGCAAGTTCGGGAAAGTGTTCCTTGTCAGTTGGTCAGCGTTTCCAATGATCTAGACTTACACAAGCCAAATGACTCTGACCTACTGAATGGTGCTCTACAAAACCAGGAAGAGTCATTGCAGTCACTGACACCATTGTGtgataaattgtgtaaaatcTCTCCTGTACAGGAAACGAGTGTTTCATTTCTGGAATGGGAGGCAGACCCTGCAGTTAATGATTGTAAAGGAAGTATGGATTCTTTACATCCAAGAGCTCTTcattctgtagtgaacactgatgTTAAGGAAGTTCTTTCTGAATTCCCTAACTCGTCCGGCAAAGGTTTTTTGGCGGGTAATATTAAAGATGAACAGGGAAGCATGCAGTCTACAATGTCATCTTCTGAATCAACAAAGCCTGGAAAAGGATTGGATGCTACAGGTAGCCAGAGTTCTACTGGTATCGAGCCATGTCCATACCCAAGCCCTTCCCCCTGTAAAGATATACCGCTGGGATTTCAAGACAGCAGTGAAGAGCAGGGGCGGTTTCTGGATAATTCTGTAGAATTCATCAACAGAGTTCCTTTGTTTTTTGATATGCCCTTCCTTTGCTTTCCAAAGGATGTTGGGGTTCGTGTCCAGctgcctgcctctctctcttcccaTCAAAAAATGAAGAATTCTTTATTTGGGAAGATGTCTCTGCAGTCAACGGAGGGAGAATATTCTTACTCTGCCGGTGTGCTACTCTCTGGGTTCCCCGGGGCCTATACTGTGGCTGGCAGTGCATCTCTCTCTGTGGAAGTCTTTGCAGAGCACGATAGCGGAGAAAAAGTATCGTTACGATGCTCTTGCAGCTTCAAAGCCATGACCATGTGTGAAGGATGCGGGGCTTTCTGTCACATTGACTGCATAGGACCTTCCAAGCTTTGTGTTTCGTGCCTTGTCATAAGATAA